The Arcobacter sp. LA11 genome includes a region encoding these proteins:
- a CDS encoding MarR family winged helix-turn-helix transcriptional regulator encodes MSNSIGHVVNIVANRMKAELENTFAKTGHDITALQWMVLSIIYENNSITQNKLSELSKKDKTNIARIIEKLEKKNLIEKLRDDVDKRAFRLYLTNEGKSLKEELTQVTLDVLKKSTKSISEEEHTMCLNVLKKIYLNLE; translated from the coding sequence TTGTCAAATTCTATTGGTCATGTAGTGAATATCGTAGCAAATAGAATGAAAGCAGAACTTGAAAACACATTTGCAAAAACTGGTCATGATATTACTGCTTTACAGTGGATGGTACTTAGTATTATTTATGAGAATAATAGTATCACACAAAATAAACTATCGGAACTAAGTAAAAAAGATAAGACTAATATCGCAAGGATAATAGAGAAACTTGAAAAAAAGAATCTTATTGAGAAACTTAGAGATGATGTTGATAAAAGAGCTTTTAGATTATATCTTACTAATGAAGGAAAAAGTTTAAAAGAGGAATTGACACAAGTTACACTAGATGTATTAAAAAAATCTACAAAAAGTATTTCTGAAGAAGAACATACAATGTGTCTAAATGTATTGAAAAAAATTTACTTAAATTTAGAGTAA
- a CDS encoding YceI family protein → MKKFILILMVLVSSAFAKESYVIDNNNSNAYFKSQADMLLFIDDEIIGVNYNLRGKLDTEEGIVKGKIFIDSSSFDSDNETRNSHISEILNYQNFNNIIITIQEEVKIDNKLFLKGNLFVNGVDKKVTIPVKKKQENNNIIYTGKIIVKYSDFNIEPPTVAGGVIKKAKDEIEIGARIAFLRSK, encoded by the coding sequence ATGAAAAAATTTATATTGATTTTAATGGTATTAGTTTCAAGTGCATTTGCAAAAGAAAGTTATGTAATAGATAATAACAATTCAAATGCTTATTTTAAATCTCAAGCAGATATGCTACTTTTTATAGATGATGAAATTATTGGTGTTAATTACAACTTAAGGGGAAAGTTAGACACGGAAGAAGGCATTGTAAAAGGTAAGATTTTTATTGATAGTAGTTCTTTTGATAGTGATAATGAAACAAGGAATTCACATATAAGTGAAATTTTAAACTATCAAAACTTCAATAACATCATTATTACAATTCAAGAAGAAGTAAAAATAGATAATAAACTATTTTTAAAAGGAAATCTCTTTGTTAATGGAGTAGATAAAAAAGTAACTATTCCAGTTAAAAAGAAACAAGAAAACAATAATATTATTTATACAGGAAAAATTATTGTTAAATATAGTGACTTTAATATTGAACCACCAACTGTTGCAGGGGGAGTTATAAAAAAAGCAAAAGATGAAATAGAAATTGGTGCAAGAATAGCATTTTTAAGGAGTAAATAA
- a CDS encoding MarR family winged helix-turn-helix transcriptional regulator, with the protein MENKFLDTFLSEIEKKQINERTPIIGLPMNRVNDMIQASMKHIYEEHGLTRAEMDMLATLHVFNNGLTAKEVSERLLFTSGGMSKVVKKLEFKNLIYKKASSEDKRSSLIYLTEAGAEIVEDCIPKFRAEEGKFFEILNETEIEILEKAFKKILNNV; encoded by the coding sequence ATGGAAAATAAATTTTTAGATACATTTCTTAGTGAAATAGAAAAAAAACAGATTAATGAAAGAACTCCGATTATAGGCTTACCAATGAATAGAGTTAATGACATGATACAAGCTTCTATGAAGCATATATATGAAGAACATGGTCTTACAAGGGCTGAAATGGATATGTTAGCTACATTACATGTTTTTAATAATGGACTAACTGCAAAAGAAGTTTCAGAAAGACTTTTGTTTACTTCAGGTGGAATGAGTAAAGTGGTAAAAAAACTAGAGTTTAAAAATTTAATTTATAAAAAAGCATCCTCAGAAGACAAGAGAAGTTCTTTAATCTATCTTACAGAAGCAGGAGCAGAAATTGTAGAGGACTGCATTCCTAAGTTTAGGGCAGAAGAAGGTAAATTTTTTGAAATATTAAATGAAACAGAAATAGAAATATTAGAAAAGGCATTTAAAAAAATTTTGAATAATGTTTAA
- a CDS encoding TolC family protein: MYKKMITILFFPIFLFSENLDELINISIKNRLIDSSVQNLNSIEENYNSTKKAYLPSLSINGRYSNVSEETISNPKNSISASASISYNAYDGGKKDLIYKSFETQIGSSKESIIYQKNQISLEVTSYYYNYLSYLAKKDAKQKEIEQLNAQYVRLERFLDAGVTTVDELDKIVSRVESANVELHEIELNLQTIIHNLEYILGKSVLIANGSKIKLVKDEKNIRADIKALELNMQNKLILAKQEKTAINPNVTLDNTYTYYENMYDNDNYDSNLDNQNVLSLNVSWKVFDFDSTKKAYESAYKSYLSSKSTYEYEKNRAEVDLKLAHKSYDIAKLKIKSAEAGLKAATSTYDFTLKKYENGIVDNVTFLEALSEKYDAISLLESAKYDLEVKKANVVFYSGKNLWEYVK; this comes from the coding sequence ATGTATAAAAAAATGATTACAATACTTTTCTTTCCAATTTTTCTTTTTTCAGAAAACTTAGATGAGTTAATAAATATATCAATAAAAAATAGACTCATAGATTCTTCAGTCCAAAATCTAAACTCTATTGAAGAAAACTATAATAGCACAAAAAAAGCCTATTTACCTAGCTTAAGTATAAATGGAAGATATTCAAATGTAAGCGAAGAGACAATTTCTAATCCTAAAAATTCTATCTCTGCATCTGCTTCAATTTCATATAATGCTTATGATGGAGGAAAGAAAGATTTAATTTATAAATCTTTTGAGACACAAATTGGAAGTTCTAAAGAAAGTATAATTTATCAAAAAAATCAAATTTCCTTGGAAGTTACTTCTTATTATTATAATTATCTATCATATCTTGCTAAAAAAGATGCAAAACAAAAAGAAATTGAACAGTTAAACGCTCAATATGTAAGATTAGAAAGATTTTTAGATGCAGGAGTAACTACTGTTGATGAACTTGACAAAATTGTTTCAAGAGTTGAAAGTGCAAATGTTGAATTGCACGAAATTGAATTAAACCTACAAACAATTATTCACAATCTAGAATATATTTTAGGGAAAAGCGTTCTTATTGCTAATGGTTCAAAAATCAAATTAGTAAAGGATGAAAAAAATATTAGAGCTGATATTAAAGCTTTAGAGCTTAATATGCAAAATAAATTAATATTGGCAAAACAAGAAAAAACGGCAATAAATCCAAATGTAACCTTAGATAATACATATACATATTATGAAAACATGTATGACAATGATAATTATGATAGTAATTTAGACAATCAAAATGTTTTAAGTTTAAATGTTTCTTGGAAAGTTTTTGATTTTGACTCTACTAAAAAAGCTTATGAGTCAGCTTATAAATCATATCTTAGTTCAAAATCAACATATGAATATGAAAAAAATAGAGCTGAAGTTGATTTAAAACTAGCACATAAGTCATATGACATTGCAAAGCTAAAAATTAAATCAGCAGAAGCTGGATTAAAAGCTGCAACTAGTACATATGATTTTACTTTAAAAAAATATGAAAATGGAATAGTAGATAATGTAACTTTCTTAGAAGCATTAAGTGAAAAATATGATGCCATTTCTTTATTAGAAAGTGCAAAATACGATTTAGAAGTAAAAAAAGCAAATGTTGTTTTTTATAGTGGTAAAAATTTATGGGAGTATGTAAAATGA
- a CDS encoding efflux RND transporter periplasmic adaptor subunit, with translation MRKLILVALALILNLEAKEIYATFDVKATKSANLAFDNSGIVKEVLVDIGSVVKKGQKLSSLENEDVKARLSVNQVALKYKLADYKRQKKIRNIIDKEKFGNYEYAYKNANAEVIYQKAVLDKTYLNAPFDGIIISKDVEVGDMVSQQSSKTLFQIESLSNVKLVLKFDSKYWNDVKVGQIFKYQLDGDSKKYEEKISKVYPSIDSDSRTLSAEVLTKNIPTGLFGTGFIITE, from the coding sequence ATGAGAAAATTAATATTAGTAGCCTTGGCACTTATTTTAAATTTAGAAGCAAAAGAGATTTATGCAACATTTGATGTAAAGGCAACAAAAAGTGCAAACTTAGCTTTTGATAATAGTGGTATTGTAAAGGAAGTGTTAGTTGATATTGGAAGTGTTGTAAAAAAAGGTCAAAAACTTTCAAGTTTAGAAAATGAAGATGTAAAAGCAAGACTTAGTGTAAATCAAGTAGCTTTAAAGTACAAACTTGCTGATTATAAAAGACAAAAGAAAATTAGAAATATTATTGATAAAGAGAAGTTTGGTAACTATGAATATGCGTATAAAAATGCAAATGCAGAGGTAATTTATCAAAAAGCTGTATTAGATAAAACTTATTTAAATGCACCTTTTGATGGCATTATTATCTCAAAAGATGTAGAGGTTGGAGATATGGTATCTCAACAGTCTTCTAAAACTCTTTTTCAAATTGAATCATTATCAAATGTAAAATTAGTTTTAAAGTTTGATTCAAAATATTGGAATGATGTAAAGGTTGGTCAAATATTTAAATATCAACTTGATGGTGATAGTAAAAAATATGAAGAGAAAATTTCTAAAGTTTACCCTTCAATTGATTCAGATTCTAGAACATTAAGTGCTGAAGTTCTAACAAAAAACATCCCTACAGGTCTTTTTGGTACGGGTTTTATTATAACGGAGTAA
- a CDS encoding efflux RND transporter permease subunit yields the protein MYQFALNRPITVLMGVLTFIVFGIMSYRTMPVNLFPNIDFPIVTIQTTYKGADALTVESKVTDLIEESVSGIDGIEQITSSSFEGFSTVAITFELERDIAEASNDVRDKIGTIDLPQGVDNPIVSKVSASGSVINLFISDKAGDTQKLMLLADEKMKPKLQRVRNVGDVDIIGFQDREIRIFVNPDLLNKYDISALELQNTITNENYRASAGKVINDKQEVIIKSRGDALKISELKNINIKEGVKLSDIATVFDGLSDEDSFSELNGLKGVMLTVEKISGTNALDIIDGVKDIFPELESLAGENYKLKLIQDESKKILVSLNQVKFDLVFGALLAVVIVFLFLRNVTATILSAFAVPISIIGTFAVMDYLGYDLNKLSLIGLTLAIGIFIDDAIVVIENIMKKMEEGLPRFEATLVGTKEIAFSVLGISAMLLAVFIPIAFMDGLVGKFFNSFAMTVACGVVISYFVAIMFIPAFGSRMLSHKESKFFYATEPIFQKLDRGYVFILRYLVKFKYLTILSVVGFLFLGIMASKNVGMDFLPIEDTSEYQILIKGDIGISLDEMKRKVAPIVEVVNKEENTVDSVLSIGYTDSKESHKAKIYVRIKPLKERTVNQSSIIKKLRKEFSSIKDMIITIEPVPAISTGESNANVQVVVKGDTLEGLNKTSKDIKALLKTIDGTVDIDSDFDDNKPEYKITILRENAKQKGVTTQQIASLLSAAFSSDISISTFEDRGKQYDVTIRLEDSSRRDLNDIKKIYVRAINGDLVSLDGLVNIEKQVGVATVNRFDRERKVMVTAYKTEDVALDSIVAKLDEKLPEILPPGYTYRYTGEIERMQDTMVSFGAAITLAVILIYLILAALYESVIQPIIIMVSMPLSIVGVLMALGLTGMNFSLYVMIGMILLLGMVGKNAVLVVDFANQAIKDGKKVEEALLEAGEKRLRPILMTTFAMIGAMLPLALGTGAGHESNAPMSIAVIGGLISSTILTLLVVPAIYRILYPVDAWLRKFYEKEQIV from the coding sequence ATGTATCAATTTGCATTAAATAGACCCATAACTGTGTTAATGGGTGTTTTAACATTTATTGTTTTTGGAATTATGTCGTATAGAACAATGCCCGTAAATCTTTTTCCTAATATTGATTTTCCAATTGTTACTATTCAAACAACGTATAAAGGAGCAGATGCTTTAACTGTTGAATCAAAAGTTACAGATTTAATAGAAGAATCTGTAAGTGGTATTGATGGTATTGAGCAAATTACTTCTAGTAGTTTTGAAGGATTTAGTACTGTAGCTATTACCTTTGAACTTGAACGTGATATTGCTGAAGCATCTAATGATGTAAGGGATAAGATTGGTACTATAGATTTACCTCAAGGTGTAGATAATCCTATAGTTTCAAAAGTAAGTGCTAGTGGAAGTGTTATAAATCTTTTTATTTCAGATAAAGCAGGTGACACACAAAAACTGATGTTACTTGCCGATGAAAAGATGAAACCAAAACTTCAAAGAGTAAGAAATGTTGGTGATGTTGATATTATTGGTTTTCAAGATAGAGAGATTAGAATTTTTGTAAATCCTGATTTATTAAATAAATATGATATTAGTGCATTAGAACTTCAAAATACTATTACAAATGAAAACTATAGAGCAAGTGCCGGAAAAGTAATTAATGATAAACAAGAAGTGATTATTAAATCTCGTGGTGATGCTCTTAAAATTTCAGAACTTAAAAATATAAATATTAAAGAAGGTGTAAAGCTTAGTGATATTGCAACAGTTTTTGATGGACTTAGTGATGAAGATAGTTTTTCAGAACTTAATGGTTTAAAAGGTGTAATGCTTACCGTTGAAAAAATTTCTGGAACAAATGCTTTAGATATTATTGATGGGGTTAAAGACATTTTTCCAGAACTTGAAAGCCTTGCAGGTGAAAATTATAAATTAAAACTTATTCAAGATGAGAGTAAGAAAATATTAGTAAGTTTAAATCAAGTGAAATTTGACCTTGTATTTGGAGCTCTTTTAGCAGTAGTTATTGTCTTTTTATTTTTACGAAATGTAACAGCAACTATTCTTTCAGCTTTTGCAGTACCTATTTCTATTATAGGTACTTTTGCTGTGATGGATTACTTAGGATATGACTTAAATAAACTATCTCTTATTGGACTAACTCTTGCTATTGGTATATTTATAGATGATGCAATTGTTGTTATTGAAAATATTATGAAAAAGATGGAAGAAGGACTACCTAGGTTTGAAGCCACATTAGTTGGTACAAAAGAGATTGCTTTTTCAGTTTTAGGAATTTCTGCAATGCTTTTAGCTGTATTTATTCCTATTGCTTTTATGGATGGTTTAGTTGGAAAGTTCTTTAACTCTTTTGCAATGACTGTTGCTTGTGGTGTTGTTATTTCATATTTTGTAGCAATTATGTTTATACCTGCTTTTGGTTCTAGAATGCTTAGTCATAAAGAGAGTAAGTTCTTTTATGCAACTGAACCAATTTTTCAAAAATTAGATAGAGGGTATGTTTTTATTTTAAGGTATCTTGTTAAATTTAAGTATCTTACAATTTTATCTGTTGTTGGATTCCTTTTTCTAGGAATTATGGCTTCAAAAAATGTAGGTATGGACTTTTTACCTATTGAAGATACGAGTGAATACCAAATATTAATAAAAGGTGATATTGGAATTTCTTTAGATGAAATGAAAAGAAAAGTAGCTCCAATTGTTGAAGTGGTAAATAAAGAGGAAAATACAGTAGATAGCGTATTATCTATTGGTTATACAGACTCTAAAGAGTCTCATAAAGCGAAGATTTATGTAAGAATAAAACCTTTAAAAGAGAGAACTGTTAATCAGTCTTCTATTATTAAAAAGCTAAGAAAAGAGTTTTCATCTATAAAAGATATGATTATTACTATTGAACCAGTACCTGCCATATCAACAGGAGAAAGTAATGCTAATGTTCAAGTTGTAGTAAAAGGTGATACTTTAGAAGGATTAAATAAAACATCTAAAGATATTAAGGCACTTCTAAAAACTATTGATGGAACAGTTGACATAGATAGTGACTTTGATGATAATAAACCAGAATATAAGATTACTATTTTAAGAGAGAACGCAAAACAAAAAGGTGTAACAACACAACAAATTGCAAGCCTTTTATCGGCAGCTTTTTCAAGTGATATTAGCATTAGTACCTTTGAAGATAGAGGTAAACAATATGATGTAACAATAAGACTTGAAGATTCTTCAAGAAGAGACTTGAATGATATTAAAAAGATTTATGTAAGAGCTATAAATGGGGATTTAGTATCTCTTGATGGTTTAGTAAATATTGAAAAACAAGTAGGCGTTGCAACTGTAAATAGGTTTGATAGAGAAAGAAAAGTTATGGTAACAGCATATAAAACTGAAGATGTTGCCTTAGATTCAATAGTTGCTAAACTTGATGAGAAACTGCCTGAGATTTTACCTCCTGGATATACATATAGGTATACAGGTGAAATTGAAAGAATGCAAGATACTATGGTAAGCTTTGGTGCAGCTATAACTTTAGCAGTAATTTTAATCTACCTTATTTTAGCTGCACTTTATGAATCAGTTATTCAACCTATTATTATAATGGTTTCAATGCCATTATCTATTGTAGGTGTTCTTATGGCTTTAGGTTTAACAGGAATGAATTTTTCTTTATACGTAATGATTGGAATGATTTTACTTCTTGGAATGGTTGGTAAAAATGCGGTATTGGTTGTAGATTTTGCAAATCAAGCAATTAAAGATGGTAAAAAAGTTGAAGAAGCTCTTTTAGAAGCAGGAGAAAAAAGACTAAGACCAATTTTAATGACAACTTTTGCAATGATAGGAGCGATGCTTCCTCTAGCACTAGGAACTGGAGCAGGACATGAAAGTAATGCCCCAATGTCAATAGCTGTTATTGGTGGACTTATAAGTTCAACAATACTTACATTATTGGTTGTTCCAGCAATTTATAGAATTTTATATCCAGTTGATGCTTGGCTTAGAAAATTTTATGAGAAAGAGCAAATTGTATAA
- a CDS encoding MBL fold metallo-hydrolase, which produces MHKMIVYFLLVIACVSNSIAHNGGNIEKRVVSWKSTELAKGIYMLEGKAGNPGANLGLLVGKDGVILIDNGLPKVIEMTMKTIGKIAGGDVSFVINTHGHLDHTGGNPAYAKKNVTIVAHDNTRKELQSNKEFNQIGLPNITFNDEITFYLNGQTVNAFYIQPAHTNNDVVIYFKDANIIHAGDMFFNKKFPFIDLDRGGDIDGFIAGQKKIIELINKDTKIIPGHGLLANKKDLQTAVNMLIDAKKRVKDLVDKGMSKEEVLTINPLATYEKWSWNHISTKKMTEILYRALTTKKEQTKN; this is translated from the coding sequence ATGCATAAGATGATAGTTTACTTTCTATTAGTAATAGCTTGTGTGTCAAATAGTATTGCACATAATGGTGGAAATATTGAAAAAAGGGTAGTCTCTTGGAAGTCAACAGAACTTGCAAAGGGCATTTATATGCTTGAAGGAAAAGCTGGTAACCCTGGTGCTAATTTAGGATTATTAGTTGGTAAGGATGGAGTTATTCTTATTGATAATGGTTTACCAAAAGTGATTGAAATGACAATGAAAACAATTGGAAAAATAGCAGGAGGAGATGTTAGCTTTGTTATTAATACACATGGACATTTAGATCATACAGGAGGGAACCCTGCCTATGCAAAAAAAAATGTAACGATAGTAGCTCATGACAATACACGTAAAGAGTTGCAATCTAATAAAGAGTTTAACCAAATAGGCTTACCTAATATAACATTTAATGATGAAATTACATTTTATTTAAATGGACAAACAGTAAATGCATTTTATATCCAACCAGCGCATACTAATAATGATGTAGTCATATATTTTAAAGATGCAAATATAATTCATGCTGGTGATATGTTCTTTAATAAAAAATTTCCATTTATCGATTTAGATAGAGGTGGCGATATTGATGGTTTTATTGCTGGACAAAAGAAAATCATTGAGTTAATAAATAAAGATACAAAAATTATTCCAGGACATGGTTTACTTGCAAATAAAAAAGATTTACAAACAGCAGTAAATATGCTTATTGATGCTAAAAAGCGTGTGAAAGATTTAGTTGATAAAGGTATGTCAAAAGAAGAAGTGCTTACAATAAATCCACTAGCAACTTATGAAAAATGGAGTTGGAATCATATTAGTACAAAAAAAATGACTGAAATTCTTTATCGAGCATTAACTACAAAAAAAGAACAAACAAAAAATTAA
- a CDS encoding TetR/AcrR family transcriptional regulator, with product MSNIVKKEKRIDIMNIASELFYSNGVAETTISAITYKANIGKGTFYEYFKNKDDVINEYIKAYFEKVFIEINKKIDTYKTYKEKILFITEFFLISKIKDKKFIFLYIEFLRTDYIKKEKHSSLYQLLNNYQKIIEKYLKLGIEKKEFIKCNTKEISFEIITNISGNLVLSSSFRIKGYEYSEVLNIIRILDSIKY from the coding sequence ATGAGTAATATTGTTAAAAAAGAAAAAAGAATTGATATAATGAATATTGCTTCTGAACTTTTTTATTCTAATGGTGTTGCCGAAACAACAATTTCAGCAATAACTTATAAAGCAAATATTGGAAAAGGTACCTTTTATGAATATTTTAAAAATAAAGATGATGTAATTAATGAATATATTAAAGCCTATTTTGAGAAAGTTTTTATTGAAATTAATAAAAAAATTGATACTTATAAAACATATAAAGAAAAGATACTTTTTATAACAGAATTTTTTCTTATATCTAAAATTAAAGATAAAAAATTCATATTTTTATATATAGAATTTTTACGAACAGATTATATTAAAAAAGAGAAACATTCTTCACTATATCAATTACTAAATAATTATCAAAAAATAATAGAAAAATATTTAAAACTAGGAATTGAAAAAAAAGAGTTTATAAAATGCAATACAAAAGAGATCTCTTTTGAAATAATTACAAATATTTCAGGTAACTTAGTCCTATCATCAAGTTTTAGAATTAAAGGATATGAGTACTCAGAAGTCTTAAATATTATAAGAATATTAGATTCAATTAAATATTAA
- a CDS encoding TIGR02757 family protein, whose product MQDIKALLDKEVSSRNSNCELSYDKPDPLLVASRYKDEYTILLCALFAYGNAKLIVKFLDSLDFSLLDESEEKIDKELEGFYYRFQNSEDVKKIFKTFRQMKQEDSLNNIFLKGYKKENSVLEGLDSVINKIHSVANYKSKGFTFLVSKPFKRDKQGNIKEIGTAPYKRWNMFLRWMVRNDELDLGLWREIDKKDLILPLDTHTFKVSQKLGLLKRKTYDLKSAIEITYKLKKFDMNDPIKYDFALYRIGQEKRI is encoded by the coding sequence ATGCAAGATATAAAAGCACTTTTAGATAAAGAAGTAAGCAGTAGAAATAGTAATTGTGAACTTTCATATGATAAACCTGACCCGCTTTTAGTTGCAAGTAGATATAAAGATGAATACACAATACTTCTATGTGCTTTATTTGCTTATGGAAATGCAAAACTAATAGTTAAGTTTTTAGACTCTTTAGATTTTTCTTTATTAGATGAAAGTGAAGAAAAAATAGATAAAGAACTTGAAGGCTTTTATTATAGGTTTCAAAATAGTGAAGATGTAAAAAAAATATTTAAAACTTTTAGACAAATGAAACAAGAAGATAGTTTAAACAATATTTTTCTAAAAGGCTACAAAAAAGAGAATTCAGTCTTAGAAGGTTTAGATTCTGTTATAAATAAAATACATTCTGTTGCAAATTATAAATCTAAAGGTTTCACTTTCTTAGTATCAAAGCCTTTTAAAAGAGATAAACAAGGAAATATAAAAGAGATAGGAACTGCCCCATATAAAAGATGGAATATGTTTCTAAGATGGATGGTAAGAAATGATGAGCTTGATTTAGGACTTTGGAGAGAAATTGACAAAAAAGACTTGATACTTCCTCTTGATACTCATACTTTTAAAGTATCTCAAAAACTAGGACTTTTAAAACGTAAAACATACGACTTGAAGTCTGCTATTGAGATAACTTATAAGTTAAAAAAGTTTGATATGAATGACCCTATTAAATATGATTTTGCTCTTTATCGGATTGGACAGGAGAAAAGGATTTAG
- a CDS encoding nitroreductase family protein — translation MNYNELKTLIQDSRTTRRFKKDAIVNFEDLKEILDLARITSSAKNMQPIKYILVTNKDSVERLTQTAKWAAHLKDWEQKEDEKPSAFILMLNDQMIDGFPMFDAGASFTAISLAAKAKGLATCPMASIDKELCKELFVIPDCYDVMIGIAVGVGAENIKLVDTKKLDTNYYRLEDETHCVPKRTLEQIIVGEY, via the coding sequence ATGAATTACAACGAACTAAAAACTTTAATACAAGATTCAAGAACAACAAGAAGATTTAAAAAAGACGCAATTGTAAATTTTGAAGATTTAAAAGAGATACTAGATTTAGCAAGAATTACTTCAAGTGCAAAAAATATGCAACCTATTAAATATATCCTTGTGACAAATAAAGATAGTGTTGAAAGACTTACTCAAACAGCTAAATGGGCAGCCCATCTAAAAGATTGGGAACAAAAAGAAGATGAAAAACCTAGTGCTTTTATTTTGATGTTAAATGACCAAATGATTGATGGTTTCCCTATGTTTGATGCAGGAGCATCTTTTACTGCTATTAGTTTAGCTGCAAAGGCAAAAGGATTAGCAACATGTCCAATGGCATCAATAGATAAAGAACTGTGTAAAGAACTTTTTGTAATACCAGATTGTTATGATGTAATGATTGGAATCGCGGTAGGAGTTGGAGCTGAAAATATTAAGCTTGTAGATACTAAAAAGTTAGATACAAACTATTATAGACTTGAAGATGAAACTCATTGTGTTCCTAAAAGAACTTTAGAGCAAATTATAGTTGGAGAATATTAA
- a CDS encoding Sir2 family NAD-dependent protein deacetylase, whose amino-acid sequence MDEKVVILTGAGLSASSGISTFRDENGLWENHDINEICSAGCLDWNYDATVNFYNLRRKDIENKIPNNAHLMCARLKEKYPKKVEIITQNVDNLLEKAKCNEVLHLHGFLEELRCMSCQEIVNVKYDLQDSKNSTCKSCGGKMRPNIVFFGEPAPMYENMHKILDDCGLLVVIGTSGYVIDVSFLTQYADYTILNNLEPSEAIVEECFNKIYYEDANIAYEKIEQDIEKFIEKGEI is encoded by the coding sequence ATGGATGAAAAAGTAGTTATTTTAACTGGTGCTGGGTTAAGTGCAAGTAGTGGTATTTCAACTTTCAGAGATGAAAATGGTCTTTGGGAAAATCATGATATAAATGAAATATGTAGTGCAGGGTGTTTAGATTGGAATTATGATGCTACAGTAAACTTTTATAATCTTAGACGAAAAGATATAGAAAATAAGATTCCAAATAATGCACACCTTATGTGTGCAAGACTAAAAGAAAAGTACCCTAAGAAAGTAGAGATAATTACTCAAAATGTAGATAATCTATTAGAAAAGGCAAAGTGTAATGAGGTACTTCACTTACATGGTTTTTTAGAAGAACTAAGATGTATGAGTTGCCAAGAAATAGTTAATGTAAAATATGACTTACAAGATAGTAAAAACTCTACTTGTAAATCATGTGGTGGAAAAATGAGACCAAATATAGTATTTTTTGGCGAACCAGCACCTATGTATGAAAATATGCATAAAATACTTGATGACTGTGGATTACTCGTAGTTATTGGTACAAGTGGGTATGTGATTGATGTTAGTTTTTTAACACAATATGCAGACTATACAATACTAAATAATCTAGAGCCAAGTGAAGCTATAGTTGAAGAGTGTTTTAATAAAATATATTATGAAGATGCAAATATTGCATATGAAAAGATAGAACAAGATATAGAAAAATTTATAGAAAAAGGAGAGATTTAA